A window of Saccharomyces eubayanus strain FM1318 chromosome XII, whole genome shotgun sequence contains these coding sequences:
- the FYV7 gene encoding Fyv7p: protein MGTAKQSQNRKKFTREYKVKEIQRSITKKTRLRKEYLKALKDEGYTVPEKEPRTGVKDSVRKIKEARATEGKKKLDEKKEIKKQRKKLQRDELNERRNDELERIRVSKEKFQMREDRKKRMTQRTRSGQPLMGPKIEDLLDKIKTDDTYTS, encoded by the coding sequence ATGGGTACAGCTAAGCAGAGTCAGAATAGAAAGAAGTTTACAAGGGAGTATAAGGTAAAAGAGATTCAGAGAAGTATCACGAAGAAGACCAGACTTAGGAAGGAATATCTCAAAGCTCTAAAGGATGAAGGGTATACGGTACCGGAGAAGGAACCTAGAACCGGTGTGAAAGACTCTGTTAGAAAGATCAAGGAAGCCAGGGCTACGgaaggcaagaaaaaactggacgagaagaaggagatcaagaaacaaagaaagaagttaCAAAGAGATGAACTGAACGAACGAAGGAATGATGAGCTGGAACGAATCAGAGTATCCAAGGAAAAGTTCCAGATGAGAGAGGAcaggaagaagagaatgACCCAAAGAACAAGGTCGGGTCAACCTCTGATGGGTCCTAAGATCGAGGACCTTTTggataaaatcaaaacagaTGACACTTATACTTCCTGA